A portion of the Rhinolophus sinicus isolate RSC01 linkage group LG03, ASM3656204v1, whole genome shotgun sequence genome contains these proteins:
- the OR5AU1 gene encoding olfactory receptor 5AU1, which yields MEGANLSQGIEFELLGFTSDLQLQILLFVVFLGLYTITVLGNLIMFFLIHVSAALHTPMYSLLKSLSFLDFCYSSTVVPQTLVHFLAHRKVISYLGCMAQLFFYAGFATSECYLLAAMAYDRYAAICNPLLYPITMSPGVCTSLIVGSYSAGFLNSLIHTSCIFSLKFCGAHVVIHFFCDGPPILSLSCVDTSLCEILLFIFAGFNLLSCTLSILVSYLLILITILRMNSAQGRLKAFSTCASHLTAVCLFYGTTLFMYLRPRSSYALAQDRMVAVIYTVVIPVLNPLVYSLRNKDVKEALRKIWGRKIME from the coding sequence ATGGAAGGAGCAAACCTGAGCCAAGGGATTGAGTTTGAGCTCTTGGGCTTCACCAGTGACCTCCAGCTCCAGATACTGCTCTTTGTCGTGTTCCTGGGCCTGTACACCATCACTGTGTTGGGGAATCTGATCATGTTCTTTCTGATCCACGTGAGTGCCGCCCTGCACACTCCCATGTACTCCCTCCTGAAGAGCCTCTCCTTCTTGGATTTCTGCTACTCCTCCACGGTTGTCCCTCAGACACTGGTGCACTTCTTGGCTCATAGGAAAGTAATCTCCTATCTTGGCTGCATGGCTCAGTTGTTCTTCTATGCAGGTTTCGCCACCAGTGAGTGCTATCTCCTTGCTGCCATGGCCTATGACCGCTATGCTGCTATTTGTAACCCCCTGCTCTACCCCATCACCATGTCTCCTGGGGTCTGTACCTCTCTGATTGTGGGCTCCTACAGTGCAGGATTCCTCAATTCTCTTATCCACACAAGCTGTATCTTCAGTCTGAAATTCTGTGGTGCTCACGTGGTCATCCACTTCTTCTGTGATGGACCACCCATCCTGTCTCTGTCTTGCGTGGACACCTCGCTGTGTGAGATCCTACTCTTCATTTTTGCTGGCTTCAACCTTTTGAGCTGCACCCTCAGCATCTTGGTCTCCTACCTCTTAATTCTCATCACCATCCTGAGAATGAACTCAGCCCAGGGCAGGCTCAAGGCCTTTTCCACCTGTGCTTCCCACCTCACTGCTGTGTGCCTCTTCTATGGCACAACACTTTTTATGTACCTGCGTCCCAGGTCCAGCTACGCCCTAGCCCAAGACCGTATGGTTGCAGTGATCTACACGGTGGTGATCCCAGTGCTGAACCCCCTCGTCTACTCTTTGAGaaacaaggatgtgaaggaaGCTTTAAGAAAGATTTGGGGCAGGAAAATAATGGAATGA